The DNA region TCGGTTTTTCCAACCAAATGAATATTACGAATTCAGATGTATGCTTTCATAAATTTAACCTCTGCCTTTTAATTCATGTCGCAGGCCCTGATTTTTAGACTTGTTCTGTGTTGTTTCTTCTAGGATGAAATCACTTGAACTCTCGCGCTTTTCGGATTCAAATAATCGTAATCACGTGTTCGATTGTTGTTTCGTAAGTTAATAACTTGCGCAGCTTCGTGCAATGATCTTCGaaaactaaaagaaaaatagataaatgttaGTTTTGCGCGGTCATTTTTAAGTGTTTCGGTTTTTCGAGAAGAGTGATATGTATGTTTGAAATGTGGAAAACATTCGATGGAGCACTGAATTACAAGTAATGCGTGGAATAATGGCTTGTTCGTATTTTGGTGGAAATATGTCCCACtcatttttagtgtttttttttcgtgCAACTAAATGCCtcgattttttttgtgaaaaaacaaaaacaattaaatgACCGAATTTTCAATGGCGATAATAAAGTCAAAACTTTCTTTTAAGTTTACCAATATTATTAATTTCGAAAATAAAGTGTTTGATTCAAAGTAAATATTTCTCTAATTTGCGCATGCGCAGTGACGCTTTTGCTTACTTGCTGCGGGCCTCCTCTGCGATAGGATCATATTGATAAATAGCTCTTGAGTCAGCAAGTCCACTTGAGTCTCGCTCACTTAAGACCTTGTTAATCACGACTAGCTCCATAGTAACGTGACGTGTCGGAATTGCTGCCATCACGTCGGCTTCTGTAAGCACATCCTAAAAGAAAAGTATAAATGCTTGCTCTAGTGGTAACAATACTACGCTCGTTAGACAAATATCTCTTGACACCACGTAAGCCTAATGAAAACTTCGTCTCCaggttctttttcttttagggaCGATGCTAAGCCTGGTGAAATTTGCCTGGAAACATGCAGAAATAATGTAAACAAGGTTCTCCAGGCGAATATCAGACTATTTAcctaaaacatatttttatctgACCTAGATTCAGTATAAATAGTGTGTCCCTTAAGTTATGTCTAATCTTTGGAAATTTTACTAAGATGCAACCATAGACATTGCACACAACAAACAAGTtcaataaaataagaaaagttGGGTTAACGAGTCAAAAATTCGGTTTAATGAGACGCCAAAACTTTAGTGTCCATCGCTTGAGAATAACTGTTTACTTTGGATGTGGGCGGTTCTCCTCTCATCATAAGTGGGTAATTTGGAACAAAAGCTCCTTCGTCGTATAACGGTAGGTTGAGAGCAGCGTGTTCCACTGTTGCTTTGTAGATGATGCAAGTTAGAAGATCGGTTACATCTTCTTTGTTATAGAAACTGCCATCTCCATACATGTTCTAAAATagtgaaaattaaattaaaaataatccgaaagtaaacaagaaaattgaaaaagcattaaactgcaatcATTTGGGGCTAAACTATTTAACGTTTTTCCGTTATTGGTTAGTGtattctattttaaaaaattcgatCACATAAATTGCGTTTTTTAAAGCTACGTTaagggcagaaattttcgcggcaaaaattttcgcgaggataaaaaatcaggaaatttcgcgaagttaatttttgcgaattctaCTTTTGGAAGATATATTATAGAAagaactttcgcgaattttccAAAATCGTTATTTTTGGGAACAAAAGCTTTCGCGAATGACAatgaatttcaataaaaaaaaaaaatgatttcaaaccGAATATCTTTCTAATGAAATAACAATACTACTGTATGTGTATGTATCTCTTTTGGCCCAACGCGAAGATTCTACATCATTGTCGCCTGCTACGTGAGGATACTTTAAGATCAAAGCTCTGGCAGTTGCATTTGCGACGGTAGTATTAATAACACATCCCTTTTTACTCAAAGaacgcttttttctttttttgtcttgAAAATTCTCGATTTTTAGCTGATTTCCCCACATTTAGTCGTGCTTTGGAGCCATTTTTAGAGTTACAGTTTTAGActtggaaaaaactttcgcgattttgagaaaaagttgatttttcaCGAAAATAACTTTCGCAAATATCAAGGTAAATTTTTTTACCGGGCAGAAATTTTTGCTAAACGGGGGACAAAATCGCGAAAATTTCGGCCCTTAAAGTATCTAAAAAACATGTGAGCTGTAATTTTGCCatgctttttttcttctgtccTACCCTGTGTAACGCATCGTACTAAATCACCACCCACTTAGTAAGTAACATTTGAAGTTTCAATCAACTAActaatttaattcttttttatatatttgaatATTATGAGAGCTAGAAACATCCGTTACATTGCATCTCATTTCGGCAACCCATAAAAGAGCGTTGTGTGCAAAAACTGGCCTGGTGCAGAAAACCTATACAGAAATACTGGAAATATCTAGTATGATGCCTATCCATGATAGAAATCTGAAAAGCCTTGTAACTGAAGTTTATAAGTGTCTTCATGGATTGAACCCTGAACTAATGTGGGATATTTTTCGAAAGAAGGAGACTACTTACAGTCTTAGGCGTGGTACTGTACTGGTCATTccaccttctaaaagcagtatcgGGCagaattcttttcaatttcgcGCTAGCCTAGCCTGGAATTACCTACCTGCGTGTGTCAAAAATGTGACAGATCTAaaagaattcaaatctgttATCAGGCACGTTGAAATATACTGCCAATGTAAACTCTGTGCTGCTCATTCGGGGATCAATCGATgatttattttagtattttatttgtatttttatcacttAGTATTTACATGTTTTAATTTGATAGTTGGTGTAAATTAGTACCTTGTAACTATACTGGatccaactttaaataaataaataaataaataaataaatgcaagTGAGATATGACTCCCCTCTTTTCTACATGTCGTGACAGCATGTCACAAAAATGATCAACTTCGTTACCAGGGCTCCTTTGGTAAGGAAGTTGATAGCGACCATTCTGGAccatgggaacgaggttggaaaaTTATCACATATTTAACGATTAACCTCTGGGCACATTACATTTTTTTGGATGGCCCTACTTTACGGCCGCcacagatattttttttttcagcaacaATTTGTCAAAATTTCAACCTCTggccgtccaaatataaaaagcctaacaccTAGGAACGAGGTTATCGAAATTCAAATTGATTCAGGTTACCAACTTACTTTTAATCCACATGTGTTCTCTTCGACAAGCTCTTTAGCCCAATTTTGTAACTCCTCATCCTCAAGCAACTTCTTATCGGtgtctaaaataaaatattttcactgtTTCGCTAAACTGAAAGATTTCTCAATCCTTTGTATGTTTAAGGATGTTCACACTTTATTgctgataattttttaaaaaaataatttcattgctGCAAAAATCTAAAGATTGCGCGAATTTTAGTGCAATTATTTCACATGAAAGAAATTGATGTCAAAGTTACCAACTTCGTTCTTTTTAGGCCTTTTATATTTGGACCTTGTTCATAGGCCgttcaaatataaaaagcctaacaatcCCTTGGAACGAGGTTGCAACAATACAACTTTTAGAACACACATATATaccaaaaatatctttttacacTCAAAATTGCTAAAAGTTCATACTAACAAATGGATGAGGTACTCCTCACGTCCTGAAACATAGATGACAACCCAAAATGCAAAACTCGTCTTGTACAAGCAAAATAACAATGTCTTGTTGTGACAACAACAGCAACGCCAAAAAGAGTTGGAAACGAAGTCTAAAAAGTTAGTGCCACACTTACCATAATAACCTGTTACAATCGCATTAACGTAATTCATGATGCAAGCATGTAACAACATACCATCATCACGGTATGGATATTCTCCAATCACTTCACTGGTTCCAACCTAAagggtaaacaaaaaaaaggaaatgttgCGCCGGCTCAAAAATATATACCCAAGTTAGCCAAAAACGTCGGAAAGACTTTTTATAGTATTCACagttaaataataaaagaataaataaacaacaaatgaTGATATAACCAAAAGGATTTttccttattttaaaaattgtgtgtatttaattcttttatctATCATATTTAGGATGTTTCCCTTAAAATTAGATGGGAAATATAGGTTTGTTAGTAATCCTCATTCCCAGGGTCTATTACGTAAAGCTGATATCACAGGCTTGTTAAAAGGCTAGAAAAATAGGTTGAAAGTTGTCAGCCACTAATACTCCAAAAGTAAAATGTTTTAGGTTTAGAGTTTTGCAGGGGGATTAAAAGCAGAGAAATAACTTTTCGGTTCCAAAAATTcggtaaaaattattaaaaacaacacCCCCTCCCCCCTGGTAACGTGGTTGTAATAACATAGAAGAAAAGGGAGAGGATGACAAAAGAAGCACTGGGGAGGCTGAAGCATTTCTGTAGGATAAGCGACATACAAGATCTTATGTTTCTcacaaaatcatataaaatttattttctcaccTGATTTACTTCCATTTCATTGTTgatgttacaattttttttaaagtcgtACTTTTCccaactaaaacaaaaatataatagaGCAAAAACATGAAAGAGGGCAAAACCAAATTTTATTTGTCACATGAAAGCTGTTGGTTGTGGATCTGACTGATAGGGTGGCAACAGACGTTTGTAACAATAAATGACAGCTATGTGTATTAGAATACGACAAACTCGCAAAGTAGATCCTTTTCTATCCTCCTCAAAAGGTCTTAACTTTAACCTTGTCTTCAGGGGTTCGTGCCTTTTTAATATTGAGGCCGTCAAATTATCGCTAGCGCCTTGACATGTAAGCGCTGGCAgctttgacatcaggcaacaCATCCTGGGATGTCTCAActtcttaaaaaagcttttctcagCTTTTTATACTTCATGACAAAAAAagatttcttaataaaaaacattagttCATATAATCATAGTGGCATCGTAAAAGCTGTAAAAGTACTTACTATTTCTCCGTCAGCTTAGCGACGCCGTCAGATTTTATTGTCATGAATTGATCAGCCCATGCGACATCCGTCAGTTGACGTACTTCAAAACTAAGAATTAGCAACggcgtaaaaataatttttcaaattgtgtttaaatattttttgtgcatGTTGTATAAAAGAAATggagaatgaaaactttttcgatttaaaaatttgtttagggttttttttttatattttgtttaaaatttgcttCAATAGTGGTACACCAACATTGATACTGATATATagtttttgatttaaatttcattgataaCCCGATTAATTTGATTCTAACTTACTTGTTAATTGCTAGTACCAAACGTATATACGGAGCTAACAATCGGAATATCGGATGTGATGGTGATAAATTTCGATGAATTGATAATGTTATCGATCCCAATATCCAATGTGATGAGACTGAAACACAAAGATCCAATGACTTCTATAACTGCTGTGCAACTGTTGCTCAacactttttatattattgagGACGAAGATTTATgacgacaaaaacaacaacaacaacaataacaacaacaaacaaacaaaaacaccaaagaataacaataacaataataggTGCAGAGATATAAACCTCGGTGTATGTAAAAATTATCCTCACGGTAGCCTGTAACATATAAACTGTTAAAATTTAATCCTCTGAATTTCCGCTAAGCCCATATAATCCAGACGACCATAAATCAACCAACATGATTTTTTTAGAATGGTTACTTACCAAACAATAGACACACTCGTTGAAAGGTAGCATCTGCATTATTGAACCACATTTTTGCTAACAACCACGTATTGCATGGATCATTTGGTACAAATacctaaatatataaaattcaTCATTTTTCTTAGTTGTTTTCTATTTTAGCGTTAACATCTGTTCATGAGTGttagaattaatttttcttCGAAACGCCTGTATTTTGATAGCTTCGAAAGTTAGGACGAGTCAATTTTTAAACGTTTTCAGTTGGAAAGTATTTTAACGACCAATAAGAATTCAGATAACGTTGCCATATTTAATGTTGTAGAAATTAAACATATTGAGCACCCATGTTTACAAGGGGAGTGCGGCCATGATGAAAACAAAATGAAAGGCGCCTTAAGAAGTTTCTTTAGAAGATTTGAATCTTCGCTTTCTCTTTAAATAATAGTTTCTCTTTTAAGATATTGTTTTTCACCTTTTCACCGGCAACGAATTTGTACCTTAAAACTTAATTGCatacaacaaaagaaaaacagtaaCATACCGGACTCTTTTTACatacaacaaaagaaaaacaatgacATACCGGACTCTTTTCACATACAACAAATGAAAAACAATGACATACCGGACTCTTTTCACATACAacaaaagaaaatcattgacatacCGGACTCCTTTCACatacaacaaagaaaaacattgaCATACCGGACTCTTTTTGCTGTCCTGATACAACTGTATAGCAATAGGCATTAAATTTTCTGAACTGTCCAGATAAAACAACGCCATTGGTGAAGGTATCTATATATGATACAACAACCATTATTATAATTTGAATTTGTGTAGTGTAGGCAAAATACATCCATCCCTTTCCACGTACCATCCACTCCTTGCCAACTACTCATCCACCCCTTGCCACCTACCCGTTCGACCCTTGCCACCTACTTATCCACTCCTTATCACCTACCCATCCATCCCTTGTCACCTACTCATTCACCCCTTGCCACTTACCCATTCACCCCTTGTTACCTACAAGCCCAATTACTAATTAATAAGTCGGTAACCAACGTATTAAACCATTGATTTGCTCATTCCTTTTATATTGCATTTTAATTTCCGTAGCACAGCTCTAAAATCGTCACCTCAATCCCTTTGAAGCCTGGGAATGAAGTTGGGAACATGctgtatcaataaaaaaaacaatgtcaaaTAACGATCAAATTGTCATTATGCTAACCTGGTAATATGAAAAGtgtattaattcctgttaataTTTTCTGCTTATAGCTaacattttgttgtttattttacttTCCAGGATTTCTTTACAACCTTCTTGGTagcttatataattttttttcttacaaagTAAATTTACTTACAATCTGATTATTCTCAGAATCAAGAATTCCATCCAAAATCGAATGATTAACAataaaaattctattttgttccaACGCTTCACTTAAACTGAAGCTTTCTAAATATTCTGTCACCATGTCTTCGGTAACTGCAAAACTGAAATAGAAAAATCGGTATTGTCTTGCATACATTCAACGAAGCATATTTACTATATCTTGTAATAAAGAGTTTGTACCACGTACTGAATCAATCGTTCGAAAAGAGAACTCGATTTTGTTGGACAATAATTGCAACGAAAAAAGTCCCGTAAAATTGTTGAAAGACATTACAGAAGGCAAAGAATTTGATACGCAGTAAGCAAGGTCATATATTCGATTGATAGTTTTAAGAGGTAACTTGTTCCCTCAAAGTAACAATGATGTACCAAACCCTCACCCACCAACTGGTATCGCCCTCTAAGTTTTATGAACAGCGAACTAGTTTTTGTTTCCCAAATGCATGACCCTTTTAAATTCAGGATAAACAGGCTTCGTTTATTATAAAAGtgttatttttcaaattagaTAAAGACATCATACTTTTCTGGAATGCTTTTACAAAGCTGTAAACTTCTGGGATTGCACCCATATAATCTTTGACGTCCAAAATGAGCATCTGACCTCCAATCTTCATTAAGTACCTAACAAAAAAACGTATAAGTTAATGATGTTACTTACAGCAAACTCGTTGCCTTTTTTGTAGTATATCGGTTATTGTATTAAAGTTAAGTTGCATATTTCCATAACAATAGCGAATCCTGTTCGCTATCAGGCAGTACGTTAGTGATgagcaaagtagttcttcttcaatatgacttgcATGGGTTGGGCACATCCGTACATTAAGAAATCCTggaagttgatagcggcgaaaatTGTTGGCTActgcgtaataacggctcaggggccacaagaccctggggacgaggttgggaagTGCTATGATGAAGATTCACTACGTATTCACACCATCCGGACAAACGATCTGATTTCATTACTAAcgtattgccgcacgtagtatAGTGGGTTCGTCTCCAGCtccctattattattattattattccgaatatttatacaggatatagccacttcagtgtttcaaacactgttatcaatgtgggtcctgtgttcgggatgtatacattaagtatacaccggcattaccttcccaatttccctcacatggcatgggttgacccgtagctgtagtaaagacacttgctaaacatgcccgcgctgtggaccgaaccacggaccttgtgaatacgaagcgaactccataaccacaaggccacgcgctaCTAAGTTTTGCCCACTTCTGACAGTAGCAAATTTCGAATTAAAGGTTGTCCTCCTTATGAAATATTATTTGTGCTGGAAGGTTGGGATGGTCTGATTCACgttaactttgtttttaaagtaCACTTTTCTGCAATTTCCTAACTTTTTTGTCGCTTTATTAtccatagaaatgatttttgaaaataatgttttgttaTCCCAGTAAGTTTTTTGTGTTCGGTAAAGTTGCCAGaactttttgcaaaaaagttcTGCAAAAACCTTTTTATACGTTTTGTGGGAATTGTTAGCATTACTACACTTATTCTTTATGTTTGCATTATAAGTGTACTAAATTGAAAGCAATTATTCAAATCATCTGACATCATTACCGAAATTGCTGATGTATGCACTTTTTCAGCCAAACTGTTAATTTGGACCTGATTAAGAATGGCTGCAGGTTTTAAATACACGAAGATCAAATACAGAATTAACAGAGTCGGGAAATGATCTACATCCTACGTTCCCACTCTATCAGCATTAAGGACCTCTCAGCTGGAATAGGGTTAGCCAAAATTTCACTTACTGCTGGTCTGCGAAATTTTCCTTTCTCTTTGAACaagttttctatttcttcaaagcTTTTCCATGATTCAAGTTTCTCGTAGTTAGGTACAATCCGGTAGATTGAAAATAAGCTGTCACGTTTCTGAGTCACGTTccactgaaaaaaaaagttaaaaaaaaagttttgaagaaacatatttttttcggccaCTAAAAAGAATTCTTGAATGTAATTGGTTGTTTGACGGTAATGCATTTTTCGTGCCAATCAGAATccacgctttttttataagcaactccaatttttatttcagcctgGTGTTGCTAAGTAAAATTCAGAACTGAGCCAAAAAGTTGCTAACAAAAGAATTTCAGGAAAGTTGCTATGCATACAAATTATTTCTGAGAATTTCCCCAGAAAACACGGCAagacttttttcctttttgatcgTTTAATATCTCCCTACCTTTTGTTTTTCCTTGAATTTTGTTTGTTAGTCTATTCTCTCTGTTTCTCAGTAAGTTGCTTAGTGCATCTTCCTGTCAGCCTAATTTTTTGACCAGACCATCTAAAATATTGTATTAAACCTTGCTGTGATGATGTATAAATCAAATACCTTGTAAAAGTTGCTAAATACTTCGTCACGTGGTAAAGTGTTCATCTGAAAAGCAAATAAGATATCTACTAACttacttaaagaaaaaaatgattaaacaaaaatagtctttttatttaagaaatttcaTCTTTCCtggatatttaaaataaataatttcatcCACACAAAAAAGTTGCTCACAAAAAGAACAATCGGGTAAAATTCACATTTAAAAGAGTTCAACAACAACTTTTCTATGTCCTATAAAGAGATATGGTTACTTTACAGAACTATTCTCAACTtctgataaaatttttttgctgataATCAAACTAACCTGTGGCAGCTTATGATGTGACGTTTTACTATAACAGTAAATAATACGTTTTATGTTCAGCTCGCTTTCTCTGTGTTTAATGTTGGGATCAAACTGAGGTAGACAAGCATCATATTTACTAATAGGTAGAGGTCGGTTGTTTCGTAGCCATCTGTGAACAGGAAAAACCATCTGCAGACCATCGATCTTCCTCCAGATGGTAACCTTATCGATATACCATTCAACATCACTTTGATCTCTGTGTTGCTCGATAATTATTTGCTTAATTTCTCCAAAATCTgctaaattttgaactttaaagttgTCTGTTCTCCCTTTTTTAAATACTGTAACACAACAACCGGATAGTTGAATTTTTCTCGAGTGTTCATTTTTTTCGTTTATAAGAATTATATCAGCACTGTTATGCAGTCCGGAGCCTTTTGTGTCGCCGGTTTTTATTGAAACAATGTAATCCGGAGTTCCGAAGCATTCAAAGATACTTTTTGCCTGCCCCATCTCTTTAAGTTACCATGcccaagaaatattttaaagatattatttcgATGAACGCGATTCGCTGTGCTACATTGTAAAAAGTGTTGAGTAACGCATCCGGCTTTTTTTTTCGTGAACGtagtgataaaaaatttatacgaTTCGATTTAGTTGTCTAACAATAAGCTTTGATTGAAGAAAGTTCTAACAACCGAAGTATATCGATTTACTATATATCGACAGGGAATGTTTCGGTCACACAGGTGAGATTCGCCACTTAACTCCATCCACATAAGGTTAACACAAACTTTAAGGTTATAAACCATGCAGTGAAAATGAAACCCGAGTAAAAAATGCTAGAGAGATCTTGTAAAATTCATTTTCTTTAGTTTGTATAGCAATAAAATATGTAAGAGTAATATATATACACTcgtttgaaatattaaaaatgtgAATGTTCTCATATGAATGGTAAACAGTGTCGCCTGACCAACCTTCAATAATTAAATAACACCtcttttcaaacattttacatAGATTATTAACTTCCCTGCAGATGTAAAATAATCAGTTGTTATTTGTTAAGTAGCG from Hydractinia symbiolongicarpus strain clone_291-10 chromosome 6, HSymV2.1, whole genome shotgun sequence includes:
- the LOC130647477 gene encoding polyunsaturated fatty acid 5-lipoxygenase-like; this encodes MGQAKSIFECFGTPDYIVSIKTGDTKGSGLHNSADIILINEKNEHSRKIQLSGCCVTVFKKGRTDNFKVQNLADFGEIKQIIIEQHRDQSDVEWYIDKVTIWRKIDGLQMVFPVHRWLRNNRPLPISKYDACLPQFDPNIKHRESELNIKRIIYCYSKTSHHKLPQMNTLPRDEVFSNFYKWNVTQKRDSLFSIYRIVPNYEKLESWKSFEEIENLFKEKGKFRRPAVLNEDWRSDAHFGRQRLYGCNPRSLQLCKSIPENFAVTEDMVTEYLESFSLSEALEQNRIFIVNHSILDGILDSENNQIIPSPMALFYLDSSENLMPIAIQLYQDSKKSPVFVPNDPCNTWLLAKMWFNNADATFQRVCLLFVSSHWILGSITLSIHRNLSPSHPIFRLLAPYIRLVLAINNFEVRQLTDVAWADQFMTIKSDGVAKLTEKYWEKYDFKKNCNINNEMEVNQVGTSEVIGEYPYRDDGMLLHACIMNYVNAIVTGYYDTDKKLLEDEELQNWAKELVEENTCGLKNMYGDGSFYNKEDVTDLLTCIIYKATVEHAALNLPLYDEGAFVPNYPLMMRGEPPTSKDVLTEADVMAAIPTRHVTMELVVINKVLSERDSSGLADSRAIYQYDPIAEEARSNFRRSLHEAAQVINLRNNNRTRDYDYLNPKSARVQVISS